A window from Streptomyces sp. NBC_00271 encodes these proteins:
- a CDS encoding DUF6777 domain-containing protein: MVHIPTRAFVMACALSAALLVAGCGGRGGESAESGADGNEVFLQSVAGGGRDPFTASTAADSPFITRMPYPATPANRGSAPQGVRSFPGSTPGLYGGTRAVGSCDVEKQIGFLSSDPAKARSFAQAAGVRQATVPDFLRALTSVVLRADTQVTDHGFRDGRATSFQSVLQRGTAVLVDNRGMPRVRCAGGNPLNPPVVSRTTPGTQGQPWSGFRPGNVVVVTPASTAIRNITIIDIVDSRWIERRMGDDGHRDVVLRPTVAAASPGRRTDTTSPGTNPSASPSTSPSTVPEQSPRTDPFADEPPSDCVTPTLTVTPEGTSGIPDGGAPTEAPVAAVSGCLPPTTTAPPTVPPTPDPNSTESDRNAPQDPLAPLDPSEDEIGPDTVPEIPDLPDGGGLIPDESPDAGTVFDAPTDVFDG; encoded by the coding sequence GTGGTGCACATACCCACCCGAGCCTTCGTCATGGCCTGCGCGCTCTCGGCGGCGCTCCTCGTCGCCGGGTGCGGCGGCCGAGGCGGCGAGAGCGCGGAGTCCGGGGCCGACGGCAATGAGGTCTTCCTGCAGTCGGTCGCCGGCGGTGGCCGCGACCCGTTCACCGCGTCCACGGCCGCCGACTCGCCGTTCATCACCCGAATGCCGTACCCGGCGACACCCGCGAACCGTGGCTCCGCCCCGCAGGGCGTGCGCTCCTTCCCCGGCTCCACACCCGGCCTCTACGGCGGCACCCGGGCCGTCGGCAGCTGTGACGTCGAGAAGCAGATCGGCTTCCTCTCCTCGGACCCAGCCAAGGCGCGCTCCTTCGCGCAGGCGGCGGGCGTACGGCAGGCGACCGTCCCGGACTTTCTGCGCGCCCTGACCTCGGTCGTGCTGCGCGCCGACACACAGGTCACCGACCACGGCTTCCGTGACGGCCGGGCGACCAGCTTCCAGTCGGTGCTCCAGCGGGGCACCGCGGTCCTCGTCGACAACCGGGGCATGCCGCGGGTGCGCTGCGCCGGCGGCAACCCGCTGAACCCGCCCGTCGTGTCCAGGACGACCCCGGGGACCCAGGGGCAGCCCTGGTCCGGTTTCCGTCCTGGCAACGTTGTCGTCGTGACCCCGGCGTCCACCGCGATCAGGAACATCACGATCATCGACATCGTCGACAGCAGGTGGATCGAACGGCGGATGGGGGACGACGGTCACCGGGACGTCGTCCTGCGGCCGACGGTCGCGGCCGCGAGCCCCGGCCGTCGCACCGACACGACGAGCCCCGGCACAAATCCCAGTGCGAGTCCCAGTACAAGCCCGAGCACGGTCCCGGAGCAGAGCCCGCGGACGGACCCCTTCGCGGACGAGCCGCCGTCCGACTGTGTGACGCCCACCCTGACCGTCACCCCGGAGGGAACCTCGGGCATACCGGATGGCGGCGCGCCGACGGAGGCTCCGGTGGCCGCGGTGTCGGGCTGTCTCCCGCCCACCACGACCGCCCCGCCGACGGTCCCGCCGACCCCCGACCCCAACTCCACGGAGAGCGACCGGAACGCCCCGCAGGATCCCCTCGCCCCGCTGGACCCCTCGGAGGACGAGATCGGCCCCGACACCGTTCCGGAGATCCCCGACCTGCCCGACGGCGGTGGTCTGATCCCCGACGAGTCGCCCGACGCGGGCACCGTCTTCGACGCCCCTACGGACGTCTTCGACGGCTGA
- a CDS encoding SpoIIE family protein phosphatase gives MVDRGASALSLPDDWPAHPDPILALNRMGSFEWDLDSGLMQMDAQAHEVFDVRPEEYDGRPETLSLRVPATEGIRLDTLVSHALKDGSDNYGAYFRIRCRDGSLRWTHTQGYIRRDGTGRPRRIIGIVRDATQELGERAARREQAAQDEARRQQTNVVQITTAALAHARTVQDVIDVLKDSHGLTHLGATSLVMGLVEAGRIRLVAEGPEGSFVPGTMITRIDEQYPMSEVVRTLAPRFIESPEDFADSYPLLWPHITDLMITSAAYLPLIVQARPIGAMGLLYNDRRGFSSEERNVLVALGSSIAQSLQRAMFYEQEKDLAQGLQQAMLPRSIPNVPGADIAVRYRSASLGRDIGGDWYDVIPLPGGRVGAVIGDVQGHDTHAAAVMGQLRIVLRAYAAEGHTPATVMARASVFLHELDTDRFATCLYAEADLSTGVVQLVRAGHIDPVIRQNDGTCRRQSVQGGLPLGLSALFGRLEYPVDTVELDPGQTLVLCTDGLVEQPGVDLDEGMHTLMELIRSGPDDVRDLADRLIDVAEERGGDDDVALLALRRRGPGPQQSGGRLQQHVAPGDPEALTEARHMIRAAVRAWGGGERADEVELVADELITNVLMHTEGAAIVTLRVLSGPGRRLRAEVEDSSSALPRRREAGESGVSGRGLLLVDRLADVWGVEARGGGKCVWCEFLVPERS, from the coding sequence ATGGTTGATCGGGGAGCGAGCGCCCTGTCACTCCCGGACGACTGGCCCGCCCACCCGGATCCGATCCTGGCGCTCAACCGCATGGGCAGTTTCGAATGGGACCTGGACTCCGGTCTGATGCAGATGGACGCCCAGGCCCACGAAGTCTTCGACGTGCGTCCCGAGGAGTACGACGGCCGCCCCGAGACCCTGTCCCTGCGGGTGCCCGCGACCGAGGGCATACGTCTCGACACGCTGGTCTCGCACGCCCTCAAGGACGGCAGCGACAACTACGGCGCCTACTTCCGCATCCGCTGCCGCGACGGCTCACTGCGCTGGACCCACACCCAGGGCTACATCCGCCGCGACGGAACGGGCCGGCCGCGCCGGATCATCGGCATCGTCCGCGACGCCACGCAGGAGCTCGGCGAGAGGGCTGCGCGCCGCGAACAGGCGGCCCAGGACGAGGCGCGGCGCCAGCAGACGAACGTCGTGCAGATCACCACGGCCGCCCTCGCCCACGCCCGCACCGTCCAGGACGTCATCGACGTCCTCAAGGACTCCCACGGCCTCACCCACCTCGGCGCGACGAGCCTGGTCATGGGCCTGGTCGAGGCCGGACGCATACGGCTGGTCGCCGAGGGTCCCGAAGGCAGCTTCGTCCCCGGCACCATGATCACCCGCATCGACGAGCAGTACCCGATGAGCGAGGTCGTACGCACCCTCGCACCGCGCTTCATCGAGTCGCCCGAGGACTTCGCCGACTCGTATCCGCTGCTGTGGCCGCACATCACCGACCTCATGATCACCTCGGCCGCCTATCTGCCGCTCATCGTTCAGGCCCGCCCCATCGGCGCCATGGGACTGCTCTACAACGACCGGCGCGGCTTCTCGTCGGAGGAGCGCAACGTCCTCGTCGCGCTCGGCAGCAGCATCGCCCAGAGCCTCCAGCGGGCCATGTTCTACGAGCAGGAGAAGGACCTCGCGCAGGGCCTCCAGCAGGCCATGCTGCCGCGCTCCATACCGAACGTGCCCGGCGCCGACATCGCCGTCCGCTACCGTTCCGCCTCCCTCGGCCGCGACATCGGCGGCGACTGGTACGACGTGATCCCGCTGCCCGGTGGTCGCGTCGGCGCCGTCATCGGGGACGTCCAGGGCCACGACACCCACGCCGCCGCCGTCATGGGCCAGTTGCGGATCGTGCTGCGGGCCTACGCCGCCGAGGGGCACACCCCCGCCACCGTGATGGCCCGCGCCTCGGTCTTCCTGCACGAACTCGACACCGACCGCTTCGCGACCTGCCTGTACGCGGAGGCCGACCTGTCCACCGGGGTCGTCCAGCTGGTGCGGGCCGGCCACATCGACCCGGTGATCCGGCAGAACGACGGCACCTGCCGCCGGCAGTCCGTCCAAGGGGGCCTGCCGCTCGGCCTGTCCGCCTTGTTCGGGCGCCTCGAATACCCCGTCGACACGGTCGAACTGGACCCCGGGCAGACCCTGGTGCTGTGCACCGACGGCCTGGTCGAGCAGCCCGGCGTCGACCTCGACGAGGGCATGCACACCCTCATGGAGCTGATCCGCTCGGGCCCCGACGACGTACGCGACCTCGCCGACCGGCTCATCGACGTGGCCGAGGAACGCGGCGGCGACGACGACGTGGCCCTGCTGGCGCTGCGCCGCCGCGGCCCCGGGCCCCAGCAGTCCGGCGGGCGGCTCCAGCAGCATGTGGCGCCCGGCGACCCCGAGGCGCTCACCGAGGCCCGGCACATGATCCGGGCCGCGGTCCGCGCCTGGGGCGGGGGCGAGCGCGCCGACGAGGTCGAACTGGTCGCCGACGAGCTGATCACCAACGTCCTCATGCACACCGAAGGCGCCGCGATCGTCACCCTGCGGGTCCTCAGCGGTCCGGGCCGACGGCTGCGTGCGGAGGTCGAGGACTCCTCCAGCGCCCTGCCGCGCCGCCGCGAGGCGGGCGAGTCCGGCGTCTCCGGCCGCGGACTCCTCCTGGTCGACCGCCTCGCCGACGTCTGGGGCGTGGAGGCGCGCGGCGGCGGCAAGTGCGTGTGGTGCGAGTTCCTGGTCCCGGAACGGAGCTGA
- a CDS encoding Fpg/Nei family DNA glycosylase: MPELPEVEALKDFLADHLVGREVVRVLPVAISVLKTYDPPVTAFEGREVTAVRRHGKFLDIEADGLHFVTHLARAGWLHWRDTLPDGPPRPGKGPLALRVALETGEGFDLTEAGTQKRLAVYVVRDPAEIPGVARLGPDPLAADFDEARFARLLTGERRQLKGALRDQSLIAGVGNAYSDEILHAARMSPFKLAASLTPEETTRLYEALRSTLTEAVERSHGLAAGRLKAEKKSGLRVHGRTGEPCPVCGDTIREVSFSDSSLQYCPTCQTGGKPLADRRLSRLLK, encoded by the coding sequence ATGCCGGAACTGCCAGAGGTCGAAGCGCTCAAGGACTTCCTGGCCGACCATCTCGTCGGCCGCGAGGTCGTGCGCGTGCTGCCCGTCGCCATCAGCGTCCTGAAGACCTACGACCCGCCCGTCACCGCCTTCGAGGGCCGCGAGGTGACCGCCGTGCGCCGGCACGGCAAGTTCCTCGACATCGAGGCCGACGGACTGCACTTCGTGACCCACCTGGCCCGCGCGGGCTGGCTGCACTGGAGGGACACGCTGCCCGACGGCCCGCCCCGCCCCGGCAAGGGCCCGCTCGCGCTGCGTGTCGCCCTGGAGACCGGCGAGGGCTTCGACCTCACCGAGGCCGGCACCCAGAAGAGACTCGCGGTGTACGTCGTCCGGGACCCGGCGGAGATCCCCGGCGTGGCCCGCCTCGGCCCCGACCCGCTCGCCGCCGACTTCGACGAGGCACGGTTCGCCCGGCTGCTCACGGGTGAGCGCCGCCAACTCAAGGGCGCACTCCGGGACCAGAGCCTGATCGCCGGTGTGGGAAACGCGTACAGCGACGAGATCCTGCACGCCGCCAGGATGTCCCCCTTCAAGCTGGCCGCCTCACTGACCCCCGAGGAGACGACCCGCCTCTACGAGGCGCTGCGCTCCACGCTCACCGAGGCGGTGGAGCGCTCCCACGGGCTGGCCGCGGGGCGCCTCAAGGCGGAGAAGAAGAGTGGGCTGCGGGTGCACGGCAGAACGGGCGAGCCGTGCCCGGTGTGCGGCGACACCATCCGCGAGGTCTCCTTCAGCGACTCCTCGCTGCAGTACTGCCCGACCTGCCAGACGGGAGGCAAGCCACTCGCGGACCGCCGGTTGTCCCGGCTGCTCAAATAG
- a CDS encoding anti-sigma factor family protein, with translation MRSLERHRDVGAYALGVLDEAEAFRFEDHLMECPQCAAHVSEFRPATRQLMLYRHATPRSVHPFAAPGPRLMDKLLSEVATRHRAGRRRWLYAVAAAVVLAVGGPSIAMVTSHGSGSQTAAVASTDAQTGVWAKVTTADRIWGSQVEVEVKDAGGPRPCQLVAIGKDGSQQTVTSWMVPAHDGEATTLQGGAALKSDEISRFEVRTADGKHLVTVTPH, from the coding sequence ATGAGGTCCCTGGAACGGCATCGCGACGTCGGCGCTTACGCGCTCGGCGTGCTGGACGAGGCGGAGGCGTTCCGCTTCGAGGATCACCTCATGGAGTGCCCCCAGTGCGCGGCGCACGTGAGTGAGTTCAGGCCCGCCACGCGGCAGCTGATGCTGTACCGGCATGCCACCCCGCGCTCCGTGCACCCCTTCGCCGCCCCCGGGCCGCGCCTGATGGACAAACTCCTCAGTGAGGTGGCGACCCGGCACCGGGCCGGGCGCAGGCGCTGGTTGTACGCGGTGGCCGCCGCCGTGGTGCTCGCGGTGGGCGGTCCATCGATCGCGATGGTCACGTCGCACGGTTCCGGGTCACAGACGGCCGCGGTCGCCTCGACGGACGCGCAGACCGGCGTATGGGCCAAGGTCACCACCGCGGACCGCATCTGGGGCAGCCAGGTCGAGGTCGAGGTCAAGGACGCCGGGGGCCCGCGCCCCTGTCAGCTCGTCGCCATCGGCAAGGACGGTTCGCAGCAGACGGTGACGAGTTGGATGGTGCCCGCGCACGACGGCGAGGCGACCACCCTGCAGGGCGGCGCCGCGCTCAAGTCCGACGAGATCAGCCGGTTCGAGGTGCGCACGGCGGACGGCAAGCACCTGGTGACCGTCACGCCCCACTGA
- a CDS encoding sigma-70 family RNA polymerase sigma factor gives MTAGTTTKTTAEHELAALQREHGRPLFALLLRLSDGDRQRAEDLLQETLVRAWQHPEALRADDFDSVRPWLLTVGRRLAIDARRARQARPPEVGDAVLESARVCADHAERSAATLDVREAVKTLTPEHREVLVLVYFQGASVPEAAAALGIPPGTVKSRAYYALRALRRVLPGYAADLR, from the coding sequence ATGACGGCCGGAACCACCACCAAGACGACCGCCGAACACGAGTTGGCCGCGCTGCAGCGCGAGCACGGCCGGCCCCTCTTCGCCCTGCTCCTGCGGCTCTCCGACGGCGACCGCCAACGCGCCGAGGATCTGCTGCAGGAGACGCTCGTCCGCGCCTGGCAGCACCCCGAGGCGCTGCGCGCCGACGACTTCGACTCCGTACGCCCCTGGCTGCTCACCGTGGGGCGGCGGCTCGCGATCGATGCGCGGCGGGCCCGCCAGGCGCGTCCGCCGGAGGTCGGGGACGCGGTGCTGGAAAGTGCGCGGGTCTGCGCGGATCACGCCGAAAGGTCGGCGGCGACGCTCGATGTGCGGGAGGCTGTGAAGACACTCACTCCCGAGCACCGTGAAGTCCTGGTGCTGGTGTACTTCCAGGGGGCGAGTGTGCCGGAGGCCGCCGCGGCGCTCGGGATTCCGCCCGGTACCGTGAAGTCTCGTGCGTACTACGCGCTGCGCGCCCTGCGCCGGGTTCTTCCGGGATACGCGGCCGACCTGCGGTGA
- a CDS encoding CapA family protein: MITRSRLAAIALAAVLVVGAGCRADQQPSARSSSSGQPGAPLTPHAFTLVASGGVLAHTSVIERANADAGGTRYNFLPMFEGVKPFVSRADLAICHMETVYGADGDHTGNPAFKMPPQVADGLAATGYDACSTASNHSLDDGAAGVRRTLDALDLAGVRHAGSARTEQEAYVPTLLRAGNAMVAHLAYTYGTDGFPMPQGQPWSVNLIDRHRILADARAARKAGADVVVVSLHWGTEWQEQPDTQQTTLSRELTASRTDGRPDIDLILGTHARVPQAYEKVNGTWVVYGMGDQITGEMFNRQGLQDSRGNESTLARFTFAPPAHKGDRWEVTKAEFVPQLFDIDAGRVVDINAALAQGADLAGVRDRIRDVVLSRGAAHDGLMMAQ, from the coding sequence ATGATCACACGTAGTCGACTGGCCGCCATCGCTCTCGCGGCCGTACTTGTCGTGGGCGCCGGCTGCCGGGCCGACCAGCAGCCGTCGGCCCGGAGCAGTAGCAGTGGGCAGCCGGGCGCGCCCCTCACCCCCCACGCATTCACCCTCGTCGCCTCCGGCGGCGTGCTGGCGCACACCTCGGTCATCGAGCGGGCGAACGCCGACGCGGGCGGCACCAGGTACAACTTCCTGCCGATGTTCGAAGGCGTGAAACCCTTCGTCTCCCGTGCCGACCTGGCGATCTGTCACATGGAGACCGTGTACGGGGCCGACGGCGACCACACCGGCAACCCGGCCTTCAAGATGCCACCGCAGGTGGCCGACGGGCTCGCGGCGACCGGGTACGACGCCTGCTCCACCGCCTCCAACCACTCCCTGGACGACGGCGCCGCGGGCGTACGGCGCACTCTGGACGCCCTCGACCTCGCCGGCGTACGGCACGCGGGATCGGCGCGCACGGAGCAGGAGGCGTATGTGCCCACCCTCCTGCGCGCGGGCAACGCGATGGTCGCCCACCTCGCCTACACCTACGGCACGGACGGCTTCCCGATGCCCCAGGGACAGCCCTGGAGCGTCAACCTCATCGACCGCCACCGGATCCTCGCGGACGCCCGGGCCGCCAGGAAGGCGGGCGCCGACGTGGTCGTCGTGTCCCTGCACTGGGGCACCGAATGGCAGGAACAGCCCGACACCCAGCAGACGACGCTGAGTCGGGAGCTCACCGCCTCGCGCACGGACGGGCGGCCCGACATCGACCTGATCCTCGGCACGCACGCGCGTGTCCCGCAGGCCTACGAGAAGGTCAACGGCACGTGGGTCGTCTACGGGATGGGTGACCAGATCACGGGCGAGATGTTCAACCGCCAAGGTCTCCAGGACTCCCGGGGCAACGAGAGCACCCTCGCCCGCTTCACCTTCGCCCCGCCCGCGCACAAGGGAGACCGCTGGGAGGTCACGAAGGCGGAGTTCGTACCGCAGCTGTTCGACATCGACGCCGGGCGGGTCGTCGACATCAACGCGGCACTGGCCCAGGGCGCCGACCTGGCCGGTGTACGCGACCGCATCCGTGACGTGGTACTCAGCCGCGGCGCGGCCCACGACGGCCTGATGATGGCGCAGTAG
- a CDS encoding universal stress protein produces the protein MAEQQPSHRFERGTDGPKVIVVGVDGSDSSLRAASYAGGLARRQHSLLAVVYVQPVMAAGAALGAPVAETTDQIAEDLVAQIRDAAERVKDIFAVRWEFHTFRGDPYNGLVTAADELKADAVVVGASEQAGHRIIGSVAIRLVKAGRWPVTVVP, from the coding sequence GTGGCGGAACAACAACCCTCGCACCGGTTCGAGCGTGGCACGGACGGTCCCAAGGTCATCGTCGTCGGCGTGGACGGCTCCGACTCGTCGCTGCGCGCGGCGTCCTACGCCGGCGGGCTGGCCAGGCGGCAGCACTCGCTGCTCGCCGTCGTGTACGTGCAGCCCGTCATGGCCGCCGGAGCGGCACTCGGGGCGCCGGTCGCCGAGACGACCGACCAGATCGCCGAGGACCTCGTCGCGCAGATCCGGGACGCCGCCGAGCGGGTCAAGGACATATTCGCGGTGCGCTGGGAGTTCCACACCTTCCGCGGCGATCCCTACAACGGTCTGGTGACGGCGGCCGACGAGCTCAAGGCGGACGCCGTGGTGGTCGGTGCCTCCGAGCAGGCGGGGCACCGGATCATCGGGTCAGTGGCGATCCGGCTGGTGAAGGCGGGCCGCTGGCCGGTCACGGTCGTCCCATAG
- the lysX gene encoding bifunctional lysylphosphatidylglycerol synthetase/lysine--tRNA ligase LysX: MSATVEARGPRDATGPVPPSRVGFLSKVPEGFAAFFGALSLLCVLLAFFAPVRRLLHPVVAFLDLLIVPVSANLAYAVFLFLLAAATAARKRIAWWLVVVYLGLLVFFDIVGLAMGLYAESLPSFVACGLLLVLLIVARREFYADSRRGAVWRALAVLLVGLAVAILIGWGLVEWFPGTLASEERLLWAASRVCGGLVPSSSFSGRPPRKLFFVLGLLGALAQLNAVATLFRSQRLEAALRGDEEARIRALLRAYGADDSLGYFATRRDKAVVFSPSGKAAVTYRVEAGVCLASGDPVGDREAWPHAIEAWLDLARRYAWAPAVMGTSEDGAKAFVRAGLGALELGDEAILYVAGFDLDGRDMRVTRQAVHRVRRTGATCRVRRHSSLTDEEMEELIDRADAWRDTETERGFSMALDRLGDPADGDCLLVEALTPEGKLLALLSFVPWGKDGISLDLMRRDRSAPNGVMEFMVAEVCAAAGTFGVRRISLNFAVFRSVFEEGARIGAGPVLRLWRGLLLFFSRWWQLEALYRSNAKFQPEWYPRFICYGDTGSLARIGLASGIAEGFVSVPSLRKLWGKGHPRTGPQPASTAGLPSLSALGLDEGEAAATDPTAGLPEQIRLRHRTLDRLRADGVDPYPVGVPSRTHTLAEVRAGPAGQQVNIAGRVVLVRDFGGIVFAVLRDWSGDLQLALTRLESGPELRRFRQDVDIGDHITAEGLVGVSDLGEPTVFVSSWQLTGKCLRPLPDKRRGLADPEAKVRRRYLDLVSSPDAREVLRTRSTAVQALRQGLLDRGYLEVETPMLQQIHGGANARPFTTHINAYDLNMYLRIAPELYLKRLCVGGLEKVFEMGRTFRNEGVSHKHNPEFTMLEAYQAFADYDVMLDLTRELIQGAATAAFGAPVARKDGTEYDISGPWPVKTVYGAISEALGEEVDPGASVPDLHRLCDGAGVPYRPDDGQGDVVLEMYERLVEEKTLLPTFYKDFPTDVSPLTRQHRTDPRLAERWDLVAFGIELGTAYSELADPVEQRRRLTAQSLRGAGGDPEAMELDEDFLDALEYAMPPTGGLGVGVDRLVMFLTGLTIRETLPFPLVRRR; this comes from the coding sequence ATGAGCGCCACCGTGGAGGCCCGCGGACCGAGGGACGCCACGGGTCCCGTACCGCCGTCCCGGGTCGGCTTCCTCAGCAAGGTGCCCGAAGGCTTCGCGGCCTTCTTCGGCGCCCTCTCGCTGCTGTGCGTCCTGCTGGCCTTCTTCGCCCCCGTGCGCCGTCTGCTGCACCCCGTCGTGGCCTTCCTCGACCTGTTGATCGTGCCGGTCAGCGCCAACCTCGCGTACGCCGTCTTCCTCTTCCTGCTCGCCGCCGCGACCGCCGCCCGCAAGAGGATCGCCTGGTGGCTGGTCGTGGTCTACCTCGGTCTGCTGGTCTTCTTCGACATCGTCGGCCTGGCGATGGGCCTGTACGCCGAGTCGCTGCCGTCCTTCGTCGCCTGCGGACTGCTGCTGGTCCTCCTGATCGTGGCGCGCCGCGAGTTCTACGCCGACTCCCGGCGCGGCGCCGTATGGCGCGCCCTGGCCGTACTGCTCGTCGGACTCGCCGTGGCGATCCTGATCGGCTGGGGCCTGGTCGAGTGGTTCCCCGGCACGCTGGCCTCGGAGGAACGGCTGCTGTGGGCGGCCAGCCGGGTGTGCGGCGGGCTGGTCCCCAGCAGTTCGTTCAGCGGGCGCCCGCCTCGCAAGCTCTTCTTCGTCCTCGGCCTTCTCGGCGCCCTCGCCCAGCTCAACGCCGTCGCCACCCTCTTCCGCTCCCAGCGCCTGGAGGCGGCCCTGCGCGGCGACGAGGAGGCCCGCATCCGTGCCCTCCTGCGGGCGTACGGCGCCGACGACTCCCTCGGCTACTTCGCCACCCGCCGCGACAAGGCCGTCGTCTTCTCACCCAGCGGCAAGGCCGCCGTCACCTACCGCGTCGAAGCCGGCGTCTGCCTGGCCAGCGGCGACCCCGTCGGCGACCGCGAGGCCTGGCCGCACGCCATCGAGGCCTGGCTCGACCTGGCCCGCCGCTACGCCTGGGCGCCCGCCGTCATGGGCACCTCGGAGGACGGCGCCAAGGCCTTCGTGCGCGCCGGGCTCGGCGCGCTCGAACTCGGCGACGAGGCGATCCTGTACGTCGCCGGCTTCGACCTGGACGGCCGCGACATGCGTGTCACCCGCCAGGCCGTGCACCGCGTACGGCGCACCGGCGCCACCTGCCGGGTACGCCGTCACTCCAGCCTCACCGACGAGGAGATGGAGGAGCTCATCGACAGGGCGGACGCCTGGCGCGACACCGAGACCGAGCGCGGCTTCTCCATGGCGCTGGACCGGCTCGGCGACCCCGCGGACGGCGACTGCCTGCTCGTCGAGGCCCTGACGCCCGAGGGCAAGCTCCTCGCGCTGCTGTCCTTCGTGCCCTGGGGCAAGGACGGCATCTCGCTCGACCTCATGCGCCGCGACCGCAGCGCCCCGAACGGCGTCATGGAGTTCATGGTCGCCGAGGTGTGCGCGGCGGCCGGGACGTTCGGCGTACGGCGCATCTCCCTCAACTTCGCGGTGTTCCGGTCGGTCTTCGAGGAGGGCGCCCGGATCGGTGCGGGGCCGGTGCTCCGGCTCTGGCGCGGGCTGCTGCTGTTCTTCTCCCGGTGGTGGCAGCTGGAGGCCCTCTACCGGTCCAACGCCAAATTCCAGCCCGAGTGGTACCCCCGCTTCATCTGTTACGGCGACACCGGCTCCCTAGCCCGCATCGGCCTGGCGTCCGGCATCGCCGAGGGCTTCGTCTCCGTGCCCTCGCTGCGCAAGCTCTGGGGCAAGGGGCACCCGCGGACCGGACCCCAGCCCGCGAGCACCGCGGGCCTGCCCTCGCTCTCGGCCCTCGGCCTCGACGAGGGCGAGGCGGCGGCCACCGATCCGACCGCGGGCCTGCCCGAACAGATCCGCCTCCGCCACCGCACACTCGACCGGCTGCGCGCCGACGGAGTCGACCCCTACCCGGTGGGCGTCCCGTCCCGCACCCACACCCTCGCCGAGGTCCGCGCGGGACCGGCGGGACAGCAGGTGAATATCGCCGGGCGCGTCGTCCTCGTACGGGACTTCGGGGGGATCGTGTTCGCCGTCCTGCGCGACTGGTCCGGCGATCTCCAGCTCGCCCTCACCCGGCTGGAGTCCGGACCCGAGCTCAGGCGTTTCCGCCAGGACGTCGACATCGGCGACCACATCACCGCCGAGGGCCTCGTCGGCGTCAGCGACCTGGGCGAACCGACCGTCTTCGTCTCCTCCTGGCAGCTCACCGGCAAATGCCTGCGCCCGCTGCCCGACAAGCGCCGGGGCCTCGCCGACCCCGAGGCGAAGGTGCGCCGCCGCTATCTCGACCTGGTGTCCAGCCCCGACGCCCGCGAGGTCCTGCGGACCCGCTCCACCGCCGTACAGGCGCTGCGCCAGGGCCTGCTGGACCGGGGCTATCTCGAGGTCGAGACGCCGATGCTCCAGCAGATCCACGGCGGCGCCAACGCCCGCCCGTTCACCACCCACATCAACGCCTACGACCTGAACATGTACCTCCGCATCGCTCCCGAGCTCTACCTCAAGCGGCTGTGCGTGGGCGGCCTGGAGAAGGTCTTCGAGATGGGGCGCACCTTCCGCAACGAGGGCGTCTCCCACAAGCACAACCCCGAGTTCACCATGCTGGAGGCCTACCAGGCGTTCGCCGACTACGACGTGATGCTCGACCTCACCCGTGAACTGATCCAGGGCGCCGCGACCGCCGCCTTCGGCGCGCCCGTCGCCCGCAAGGACGGCACCGAGTACGACATCTCCGGCCCGTGGCCGGTCAAGACGGTGTACGGCGCGATCTCGGAGGCCCTGGGGGAGGAGGTGGACCCCGGCGCGTCCGTGCCGGACCTGCACCGGCTGTGCGACGGCGCGGGAGTGCCGTATCGGCCGGACGACGGACAGGGCGACGTCGTACTGGAGATGTACGAACGACTGGTCGAGGAGAAGACCCTGCTGCCCACGTTCTACAAGGACTTCCCGACCGATGTCTCCCCGCTCACCCGGCAGCACCGCACCGACCCGCGCCTCGCCGAGCGCTGGGACCTCGTCGCCTTCGGCATCGAACTGGGCACCGCCTACTCGGAGTTGGCCGACCCCGTGGAGCAGCGGCGGCGGCTGACCGCGCAGTCGCTGCGGGGCGCCGGGGGAGATCCCGAGGCGATGGAACTCGACGAGGACTTCCTCGACGCGCTGGAGTACGCGATGCCGCCGACCGGCGGGCTCGGCGTAGGCGTGGACCGCCTGGTCATGTTCCTCACGGGGCTGACGATTCGGGAGACATTGCCGTTCCCCCTGGTGCGTCGGCGCTGA